From Hydractinia symbiolongicarpus strain clone_291-10 chromosome 11, HSymV2.1, whole genome shotgun sequence, the proteins below share one genomic window:
- the LOC130614622 gene encoding uncharacterized protein LOC130614622, with translation MREGIFSDGTRTLKITIWADLLEIVKEFQLIQIANASTKTFYKELVLTTNYSTIICFLTEALDVQFDESVAQKDSTATPPKVMIVCCPVIEFIVVKTFLQCKICKGKVDIRLGTGLATCTNVHCGRDFSVTHLKQQPNCCQICVVLDMRNEYVALTVTAYREVLEEYFGEEIADEVKLRSDLLNLTDVDFVITKGQKVSKMTMHKK, from the coding sequence ATGAGAGAGGGCATCTTTAGTGATGGTACGAGAACATTGAAGATCACTATTTGGGCTGATTTATTGGAAATTGTTAAGGAATTCCAATTAATTCAAATAGCAAATGCGTCAACCAAGACCTTCTATAAAGAGCTGGTTCTTACAACCAATTATTCGACAATCATTTGCTTTTTAACAGAAGCGTTGGATGTACAATTTGATGAGTCTGTAGCGCAAAAAGATTCTACAGCAACACCGCCTAAGGTAATGATCGTATGTTGTCCCGTTATTGAGTTTATTGTCGTGAAAACCTTCTTACAATGCAAAATATGTAAGGGAAAAGTAGATATTCGTCTAGGAACTGGTTTGGCAACCTGCACCAATGTTCACTGTGGTCGAGATTTCTCAGTCACTCATTTAAAGCAGCAACCGAACTGCTGCCAAATATGTGTTGTTTTGGATATGCGTAACGAATATGTTGCTTTAACCGTAACTGCTTACAGAGAAGTCCTTGAAGAATATTTCGGCGAAGAAATTGCGGATGAGGTGAAACTGCGATCCGATTTGTTGAATCTCACAGATGTTGATTTTGTTATCACCAAAGGTCAAAAAGTTAGCAAAATGACCATGCATAAAAAATGA